In Castor canadensis chromosome 11, mCasCan1.hap1v2, whole genome shotgun sequence, a single genomic region encodes these proteins:
- the Pi4kb gene encoding phosphatidylinositol 4-kinase beta isoform X2: protein MGDMVVEPAPLKPTSEPTPGPPGNNGGSLLSVITEGVGELSVIDPEVAQKACQEVLEKVKLLHGGVAISSRGTPLELVNGDGVDSEIRCLDDPPAQIREEEDEMGATVASGTAKGARRRRQNNSAKQSWLLRLFESKLFDISMAISYLYNSKEPGVQAYIGNRLFCFRNEDVDFYLPQLLNMYIHMDEDVGDAIKPYIVHRCRQSINFSLQCALLLGAYSSDMHISTQRHSRGTKLRKLILSDELKPAHRKRELPSLSPAPDTGLSPSKRTHQRSKSDATASISLSSNLKRTASNPKVENEDEELSSSTESIDNSFSSPVRLAPEREFIKSLMAIGKRLATLPTKEQKTQRLISELSLLNHKLPARVWLPTAGFDHHVVRVPHTQAVVLNSKDKAPYLIYVEVLECENFDTTSVPARIPENRIRSTRSVENLPECGITHEQRAGSFSTVPNYDNDDEAWSVDDIGELQVELPEVHTNSCDNISQFSVDSITSQESKEPVFIAAGDIRRRLSEQLAHTPTAFKRDPEDPSAVALKEPWQEKVRRIREGSPYGHLPNWRLLSVIVKCGDDLRQELLAFQVLKQLQSIWEQERVPLWIKPYKILVISADSGMIEPVVNAVSIHQVKKQSQLSLLDYFLQEHGSYTTEAFLSAQRNFVQSCAGYCLVCYLLQVKDRHNGNILLDAEGHIIHIDFGFILSSSPRNLGFETSAFKLTTEFVDVMGGLNGDMFNYYKMLMLQGLIAARKHMDKVVQIVEIMQQGCRRCSGASPSSPVMTVAQVICSQLPCFHGSSTIRNLKERFHMSMTEEQLQLLVEQMVDGSMRSITTKLYDGFQYLTNGIM from the exons ATGGGAGACATGGTGGTGGAGCCTGCCCCCCTGAAGCCAACTTCTGAGCCTACTCCTGGCCCACCAGGGAATAATGGGGGCTCCTTACTAAGTGTTATCACGGAGGGGGTTGGGGAACTATCAGTGATTGACCCTGAGGTGGCCCAGAAGGCCTGCCAGGAGGTGCTGGAGAAAGTCAAGCTTTTGCATGGAGGTGTGGCCATCTCTAGCAGAGGCACCCCACTGGAGCTCGTCAATGGGGATGGTGTGGACAGTGAGATCCGTTGTCTAGATGATCCACCTGCCCAGAtcagggaggaggaagatgagatgGGGGCAACTGTGGCCTCAGGCACAGCCAAAGGAGCAAGAAGGCGTCGGCAGAACAACTCCGCCAAACAGTCTTGGCTGCTGAGGCTGTTTGAGTCAAAACTATTTGACATCTCTATGGCTATTTCATATTTGTATAACTCCAAGGAGCCTGGCGTGCAAGCCTACATTGGTAACCGGCTCTTCTGCTTTCGCAATGAAGATGTGGACTTCTATCTGCCCCAATTGCTTAACATGTACATTCACATGGATGAGGACGTGGGTGATGCCATTAAGCCCTACATAGTTCACCGTTGCCGCCAGAGCATTAACTTTTCCCTCCAGTGTGCCCTGTTGCTTGGGGCCTACTCTTCAGACATGCACATTTCCACTCAACGACACTCCCGTGGGACCAAGTTACGGAAGCTGATCCTCTCAGATGAGCTAAAGCCAGCTCACCGAAAGAGGGAGCTGCCCTCCTTGAGCCCAGCCCCTGACACAGGGCTGTCTCCCTCTAAAAGGACTCACCAGCGCTCTAAGTCCGATGCCACTGCCAGCATAAGTCTCAGCAGCAACCTGAAACGAACAGCCAGCAACCCTAAAGTGGAGAATGAAGATGAG GAGCTCTCCTCCAGCACCGAGAGTATTGATAATTCATTCAGTTCC CCTGTCCGGCTGGCCCCTGAGCGAGAATTCATCAAATCCCTGATGGCGATTGGCAAACGGCTGGCCACACTCCCCACCAAAGAGCAGAAAACACAGCGGCTGATTTCAGAGCTCTCCCTGCTCAACCATAAGCTCCCTGCCCGAGTCTGGCTGCCCACTGCTGGCTTTGACCACCACGTGGTCCGTGTGCCCCACACACAGGCTGTTGTCCTCAACTCCAAGGACAAG GCTCCTTACCTGATCTACGTGGAAGTCCTTGAATGTGAAAACTTCGACACTACCAGTGTCCCTGCCCGGATCCCTGAGAACCGAATTCGGAGCACACGATCGGTAGAGAATCTGCCTGAATGTGGTATCACGCATGAGCAGCGGGCTGGCAGCTTCAGCACTGTGCCCAACTATGACAATGATGATGAAGCCTGGTCCGTGGATGACATAGGCGAGCTGCAGGTGGAG CTCCCTGAAGTGCACACCAACAGCTGTGACAACATCTCCCAGTTCTCCGTGGACAGCATCACCAGCCAGGAGAGCAAGGAGCCTGTGTTCATTGCAGCAGGGGACATCCG ACGGCGCCTTTCCGAACAGCTGGCTCACACCCCCACAGCCTTCAAACGAGACCCAGAAGACCCCTCTGCAGTTGCTCTCAAAGAGCCCTGGCAGGAAAAAGTACG GCGGATCAGAGAAGGCTCTCCCTATGGCCATCTCCCCAATTGGCGGCTTCTGTCAGTCATTGTCAAGTGTGGGGATGACCTTAGGCAGGAGCTGCTGGCCTTCCAGGTGTTGAAGCAACTGCAG TCCATTTGGGAACAGGAGCGAGTGCCACTTTGGATCAAGCCATACAAGATTCTTGTGATTTCGGCAGACAGTGGCATGATTGAACCAGTGGTCAATGCTGTGTCCATCCACCAGGTGAAGAAACAGTCCCAGCTCTCCTTGCTCGATTACTTCCTACAGGAGCATGGAAGTTATACCACTGAGGCATTCCTTAGTGCCCAGCGCAATTTTGTGCAAAGTTGTGCTGGCTATTGTTTGGTCTGCTACCTGCTGCAAGTCAAGGACAG gCACAATGGGAACATCCTTCTGGATGCAGAAGGCCACATCATCCACATTGACTTTGGCTTCATCCTGTCCAGTTCACCCCGAAACCTAGGCTTTGAAACATCAGCCTTTAAGCTGACCACAGAGTTTGTGGAT GTAATGGGTGGCCTGAATGGGGATATGTTCAACTACTACAAGATGCTGATGCTGCAAGGGCTGATTGCGGCTCGGAAACACATGGATAAGGTGGTGCAGATCGTGGAGATAATGCAACAAG GTTGTCGTCGTTGCTCAGGAGCATCCCCGTCTAGCCCCGTGATGACGGTGGCCCAGGTCATCT GTTCTCAGCTGCCTTGTTTCCATGGCTCCAGCACCATTCGTAACCTCAAAGAGAGGTTCCACATGAGCATGACTGAGGAGCAGCTCCAGCTGCTAGTGGAACAGATGGTGGATGGCAGCATGCGGTCCATCACCACCAAACTCTACGACGGCTTCCAGTACCTCACTAATGGCATCATGTGA